The nucleotide sequence TTTACCATCTGAAGATATTGTAATTTCTGATAAAAATTTTTTTGCTTCTTTTACAAGTTTTGCAGCAGGTCTAGTATGTAATCCATTTTTTGTTGTAATTTCTATTTTTTTTTTAAACATTTGTTTTTTCCATTTAATATATTTTATATAAAAATATTTTATAATTAATAATAAATTTTATGGTAACAATTATTTTCTGTTTATTGTTAATATAAAATATTTATTTTTATTGTAAAAAAAAAGATCAACTAAATTTTTTAATTTAATTTATATTTTTTATAAATATTAACATTATATGTAATGTTTAATATTTTATATAATTTTTTTATAAATATTTTTTTTTATTATTGAATTATATTTAAAACATTATAAAATGTATTGTGTTATAATAAATAAAAATATTAAATGTATGCAAAAATATATAAACTAACGATATTTATATAATAATAAAGGTTTAGTTTTTAAAAGGATTAAATTAATAATATGAAAAATATAAAAAAAAATTTTAAAATTGATATTAAAAATAAACTATCATAATTATTTATATTACTCAATAAATGATCCAGAAATTACAGATTATCAATATGATTTGCTTATAAATAAATTAAAATATTTAGAAAAAAAAAACCCAAATTTAAAACAAAAAAACTCACCTACTAAAAATATTGGAAATGGTATTTTTTTTAAAAAAAAAACATATAAACATTTATCTCCAATGTTTTCTTTAAATAATATATTTACATATAAAGAATATTTAAAATTTGTAATAAAAACAAAAAAAAAAATAAAAAAAAATAAAAAAAAAATAGAATTAATTTGCGAATTAAAAATAGATGGAGTTGCAATAAATTTAATTTATAAAGAAGGAGTTTTAATAAAAGCTTTAACAAGAGGAAATGGTATTTCAGGAGAAGATGTTACAAAAAATATATATAATATTAAATCTATACCAAAAGAAATAAATCACGAGAAAATACCTAAAAAAATAGAAGTTAGAGGTGAAATTTTTATAAATAAAAAAAATTTTAAATATATTAACAAAAAATTGTTAACAAATAAACATAAAGTTTTTTCTAGTGCTAGAAATGCAGCTTCTGGATCTATATTACAAAAAAACCCTAAAGTTACATACCAAAGAAAATTGATGTTTTTATGTCATGGTTATGGTTATTGGGAAAATAAAAAAAAACCTAAAAGTTATTTAAATGCAATGATGAAACTAAAATCTTGGGGTTTCCCGGTAGATAAAAATATTTGTTTATATAAAAATGACAAAAATATATATTCATATTATAATAAAATTAAAAAAAAAAGAAAAAAAATAAAATTTGATATAGATGGAATAGTAATTAAAATAAATTCAACAAAATTACAAAATAAAATTGGATATACATCTAAATTTCCTAAATGGGCTATTGCTTTTAAATTTCCTGCTGAAAAATGTGTTACTAAAGTTAAATATGTTAAATTCCAAGTTGGAAGAACAGGAGTTATAACACCTGTTGCTTATTTAAAAACTTGTTATATAGCTAATATTAAAATTAAAAAAGTTTCTTTATATAATTTAAATAAAATATCAAAATTAAATTTATATATTAATGATATTGTTATTATTAAAAGATCTTGTGATGTAATACCTAAAATTACAAAAGTAATAAAATCAAATAATAAAAATAAAAAAAAAATAAAAATACCTATTTATTGTCCTTCATGTAAATCAATATTAAAATATTCTTATAAAAAAACTACATATAGATGTTATGCATCTTTAATATGTAAAGATCAAATAAAAAAATCTTTAAATCATTTTGTTTCTAAAAACGCGTTTAACATAAATAATTTTGGTCCAAAATTGTCTAATTTTTTGATTGATAATAATTATATAAAAGATTTTTCTGATATTTTTAATTTAAATACCTATATATTAGAAAAAAATAGTTTTATTAGTCATAAAAAATCAAAAAAAATAATAAATTCTATAAAAAATTCAAAAAAAATTTTACTATACAAATTTATTTATTCTTTAGGAATAAGAAATATAGGAACTATTAATTCTTTAAATATATCTAATTATTTTAATAATATAAATAAAATAATTAATGTTTCATTAAAAGATTTATATAAAATTAAAAATATAGGTATTAAAACTGCTAATCGTTTTTATAGATTTATATATAATAAAAAAAATAGATTAATCATAAAAAAATTAATTAGCATGATTAAAATAATTTACTATAAATATGATAAAAAAAATTATTTTTATAATAAAAAAGTTTCAATAACAGGTATATTCGAAAATTATACTAGAAAATATTTAAAAAACTTTTTAATAAAATCAAAAGGTATATTTACAAATAATGTTTCGAAGAATACAGATGTTTTGTTAGTTGGAAAAAAATTTGGTTCTAAATTTTATATTGCAAAAAAATTAAATGTTAATATTATAAAAGAAAACAAACTAAAAAAAATATTAATTCAATAAATTTATTTTTTATTGGGTCGTGCAGGATTTGAACCTGCGACCAATTGATTAAAAGTCAACTGCTCTACCAACTGAGCTAACGACCCTTTTATTTTTTGGGTGATGACGGACTTGAACCGCCGACTTCCTCCGTGTAAAGGAGGAGCTCTACCAACTGAGCTAATCACCCAGATATAAAGTATAATAATACTATATATTAAATATAGCAAGATTTTTAATATTTTTTTTTTATTAAAAAATATGATAAATGTTTATTAAGAAAATAATAATTTTTTTAAAGAGGTATTTTTTATGAAAATAAGAACAAGATTTGCCCCAAGTCCCACAGGTTTATTACATATTGGTGGAGCAAGAACAGCTTTATTTTCATGGTTATTTGCTAAACATCACAAAGGAGAATTTATATTACGTATAGAAGATACTGATAATAATCGTTATAAAAAAAAATCAGTAAATGATATAATAGATGGATTAAAAATGTTAAGAATAAATTGGAACAAAGGTCCATATTTTCAAAGCAAAAATATAAATAAATATCTTTTAGCAGTAAAAAAACTAATTGATTCTGGCCATGCCTATAAATGTTACTGTTCTGAAAAAAGATTAAATAAATTACATGAAATGCAAAAAAAAAAGAAAATTATTAGAAAATATGATAAAAAATGTAGATACAAAAAAAAATATTATAAAAATAACAAATCTTATGTTGTTAGATTTAAAAATCCTAGTAAAGGCATAGTGAGTTTTTATGATATTATCAGAGGTAAAATTTCTATTAAAAACCGTCAATTAGATGATTTTATAATACTACGTTCAAATAAAACACCTACATATAATTTTTGTAATGTTATAGATGATATTGATATGAAAATAACTCATGTTATAAGAGGTGAAGAGCATATAAATAATACACATAAACAAATAAATATTTTTAAATCTATAAATTCAGAAATACCAATTTATGCTCATGTTTCTATGATTTTAGACAATAATAAAAAAAAAATATCTAAAAGAAATAATGCAAAAAGTATAACAGAATATTTGGACGAAGGTTATTTACCA is from Buchnera aphidicola (Taiwanaphis decaspermi) and encodes:
- the ligA gene encoding NAD-dependent DNA ligase LigA: MILKINYHNYLYYSINDPEITDYQYDLLINKLKYLEKKNPNLKQKNSPTKNIGNGIFFKKKTYKHLSPMFSLNNIFTYKEYLKFVIKTKKKIKKNKKKIELICELKIDGVAINLIYKEGVLIKALTRGNGISGEDVTKNIYNIKSIPKEINHEKIPKKIEVRGEIFINKKNFKYINKKLLTNKHKVFSSARNAASGSILQKNPKVTYQRKLMFLCHGYGYWENKKKPKSYLNAMMKLKSWGFPVDKNICLYKNDKNIYSYYNKIKKKRKKIKFDIDGIVIKINSTKLQNKIGYTSKFPKWAIAFKFPAEKCVTKVKYVKFQVGRTGVITPVAYLKTCYIANIKIKKVSLYNLNKISKLNLYINDIVIIKRSCDVIPKITKVIKSNNKNKKKIKIPIYCPSCKSILKYSYKKTTYRCYASLICKDQIKKSLNHFVSKNAFNINNFGPKLSNFLIDNNYIKDFSDIFNLNTYILEKNSFISHKKSKKIINSIKNSKKILLYKFIYSLGIRNIGTINSLNISNYFNNINKIINVSLKDLYKIKNIGIKTANRFYRFIYNKKNRLIIKKLISMIKIIYYKYDKKNYFYNKKVSITGIFENYTRKYLKNFLIKSKGIFTNNVSKNTDVLLVGKKFGSKFYIAKKLNVNIIKENKLKKILIQ
- the gltX gene encoding glutamate--tRNA ligase gives rise to the protein MKIRTRFAPSPTGLLHIGGARTALFSWLFAKHHKGEFILRIEDTDNNRYKKKSVNDIIDGLKMLRINWNKGPYFQSKNINKYLLAVKKLIDSGHAYKCYCSEKRLNKLHEMQKKKKIIRKYDKKCRYKKKYYKNNKSYVVRFKNPSKGIVSFYDIIRGKISIKNRQLDDFIILRSNKTPTYNFCNVIDDIDMKITHVIRGEEHINNTHKQINIFKSINSEIPIYAHVSMILDNNKKKISKRNNAKSITEYLDEGYLPESIINYLVRLGWSYKNREIFSIKDLINLFSLEFLNKSSSIFDIKKLNWLNRYYIKSLPNKYVKKKLKLHFLKKNINVTLGPSLSKIIELFFDRCNNLKEICESSVYFYKNIDKKKYQKNINIDIIKSLNFLEKIYENLINIKLWNVEKLSENIKKFIIDYNIKFNVIGLPLRISLTGMTSSPNIYKILYIMGKKKSLIRIKKFINFVKSI